In Gallus gallus isolate bGalGal1 chromosome Z, bGalGal1.mat.broiler.GRCg7b, whole genome shotgun sequence, one DNA window encodes the following:
- the LYSMD3 gene encoding lysM and putative peptidoglycan-binding domain-containing protein 3, whose amino-acid sequence MAGRGPGCSLQLPAGTQPPGGGHLYPGESEGPEEESEVFELRPRGREKVRRSTSRDRLDGIILLTKDIQEGDTLNAIALQYCCSVADIKRVNNLINDQDFFALRSIKIPVKKFSVLTETHVSPKGRTVLRPAHYSPEVQEASPDKFTANETAGNFLKEVDRDIEEIVKCNDTKRENLNEVVSALAAQQVCFETDGRSKKCKDPYYGADWGIGWWTAVVIMLIIGIVTPVFYLLYYEVLVKADVSHHSTMESAHSFVTAASHQKQIEHGRSPANSINVDSQGDIRPYNRKPQANVIHRHIT is encoded by the exons ATGGCCGGGAGAGGCCCGGggtgcagcctgcagctgccgGCCGGAACGCAGCCGCCTGGCGGCGGCCACCTCTACCCCGGGGAGAGCGAGGGGCCGGAGGAGGAGAGCGAGGTGTTCGAGCTCCGGCCGCGGGGCAGAGAGAAGGTCCGGCGGAGCACGTCGAGGGACAGGCTGGACGGCATCATCCTGCTGACGAAGGACATCCAGGAAGGGGACACGCTGAACGCGATCGCGCTGCAGTACTGCTGCTCG gttgCGGATATCAAGAGAGTTAACAATCTTATCAACGATCAAGACTTTTTTGCTCTGAGGTCTATCAAAATTCCAGTGAAAAAGTTCAGTGTATTGACTGAAACACATGTGTCTCCAAAAGGAAGAACAGTTCTTCGGCCTGCTCACTATTCCCCAGAAGTGCAGGAAGCATCACCTGATAAATTCACTGCTAATGAGACTGCTGGCAACTTCTTAAAGGAGGTGGATCGAGATATAGAAGAAATTGTGAAATGTAATGATACGAAGAGAGAGAACCTTAATGAAGTGGTTTCTGCCTTAGCAGCCCAACAGGTCTGTTTTGAAACTGATGGTAGAAGTAAAAAATGCAAGGATCCGTACTATGGAGCAGACTGGGGGATAGGATGGTGGACAGCTGTAGTTATTATGTTGATTATTGGCATAGTAACTCCTGTTTTTTATCTCTTGTATTATGAAGTTTTAGTGAAAGCAGATGTCAGTCACCATTCTACAATGGAATCTGCCCACTCCTTTGTCACAGCAGCATCACATCAGAAACAAATAGAACATGGAAGAAGTCCAGCAAATAGTATAAATGTTGATAGTCAAGGAGACATCCGGCCTTACAACCGAAAACCACAGGCAAATGTTATTCATAGACACATAACATAG